The Aythya fuligula isolate bAytFul2 chromosome 2, bAytFul2.pri, whole genome shotgun sequence genome contains a region encoding:
- the LYN gene encoding tyrosine-protein kinase Lyn isoform X1 — translation MGCIKSKRKDNLHGDGLDLKNQPVRKTERTIYVRDPTSNKQQRPANTEAHLLPGQIFANEDTEEHGVIVVALYPYDGLHEDDLSFKKGEKLKVIEELGEWWKAKSLITKKEGFIPSNYVAKVNTLETEEWFFKDITRKDAERQLLAPGNAPGAFLIRESETLKGSYSLSIRDYDPQHGDVIKHYKIRSLDNGGFYISPRITFPSINDMIKHYQKQSDGLCRRLEKACICPKPQKPWDKDAWEIPRESIKLVKKLGAGQFGEVWMGYYHNSTKVAVKTLKPGTMSVQAFLEEANLMKTLQHDKLVRLYAVVTKEEPIYIITEFMAKGSLLDFLKSDEGSKLLLPKLIDFSAQIAEGMAYIERKNYIHRDLRAANVLVSDLLMCKIADFGLARVIEDNEYTAREGAKFPIKWTAPEAINYGSFTIKSDVWSFGILLYEIVTYGKIPYPGMSNSDVMVALQRGYRMPRMETCPAELYDIMKTCWKDKAEERPTFDYLQSVLDDFYTATEGQYQQQP, via the exons ATGGGATGTATaaaatcaaaaaggaaagacaatCTGCATGGAGATGGGCTAGATTTGAAGAATCAACCAGTACGTAAAACTGAACGAACTATTTATGTGAGGGATCCAACGTCCAATAAACAGCAAAGGCCA GCAAATACAGAGGCACACCTTTTACCAGGACAGATATTTGCCAATGAAG ATACGGAAGAGCATGGAGTCATTGTTGTAGCTCTTTATCCTTATGATGGCCTTCATGAAGATGACTTGTCAttcaaaaaaggagaaaaactaaaAGTTATTGAGGA gcTGGGAGAATGGTGGAAAGCTAAATCTCTCATAACTAAAAAAGAAGGTTTCATTCCCAGCAACTATGTAGCAAAAGTAAACACCTTGGAAACAGAAGA GTGGTTCTTCAAGGACATAACCCGAAAAGATGCTGAAAGGCAACTCCTGGCTCCTGGAAATGCTCCTGGAGCATTCCTTATCAGAGAAAGTGAAACATTAAAAG GCAGCTATTCCTTGTCCATAAGAGACTATGATCCGCAACATGGTGATGTCATTAAGCACTACAAAATTAGGAGTCTAGACAATGGAGGGTTTTATATCTCTCCAAGAATAACTTTTCCCAGCATCAATGATATGATCAAACATTATCAAA agcaaTCAGATGGCTTGTGTAGAAGGTTGGAAAAAGCTTGTATTTGTCCTAAGCCACAAAAACCATGGGATAAAGATGCATGGGAAATTCCACGGGAATCAATTAAATTAGTGAAGAAACTTGGAGCTGGTCAGTTTGGAGAAGTCTGGATGG GTTATTATCATAACAGTACAAAAGTGGCCGTCAAGACTCTGAAGCCGGGAACGATGTCTGTGCAAGCCTTTCTGGAGGAAGCCAACCTCATGAAAACACTTCAGCATGACAAGCTAGTTAGGCTTTATGCTGTAGTGACCAAAGAAGAACCTATTTATATTATAACAGAATTCATGGCAAAAG GAAGTTTGCTGGATTTTCTGAAGAGTGATGAAGGAAGTAAATTATTGCTTCCAAAGCTAATTGACTTCTCTGCTCAG ATTGCAGAAGGAATGGCATacatagaaaggaaaaattacatCCATCGAGACTTGAGAGCAGCTAATGTTCTGGTTTCGGACTTACTGATGTGCAAAATTGCTGATTTTGGACTAGCTAGAGTTATTGAAGACAATGAATATACAGCAAGAGAAG gTGCAAAATTCCCTATTAAATGGACAGCACCGGAGGCAATTAACTATGGATCTTTCACTATTAAGTCTGACGTGTGGTCATTTGGGATTCTCCTGTATGAAATCGTCACATATGGAAAGATTCCTTATCCAG gtATGAGCAATTCAGATGTGATGGTTGCTCTCCAGCGTGGGTACCGGATGCCACGTATGGAAACCTGTCCAGCTGAGCTTTACGACATCATGAAAACGTGCTGGAAAGACAAGGCAGAAGAGAGACCGACGTTTGATTATCTACAGAGCGTGCTCGATGACTTCTACACAGCAACAGAAGGGCAGTACCAACAGCAGCCGTAG
- the LYN gene encoding tyrosine-protein kinase Lyn isoform X2 — MGCIKSKRKDNLHGDGLDLKNQPANTEAHLLPGQIFANEDTEEHGVIVVALYPYDGLHEDDLSFKKGEKLKVIEELGEWWKAKSLITKKEGFIPSNYVAKVNTLETEEWFFKDITRKDAERQLLAPGNAPGAFLIRESETLKGSYSLSIRDYDPQHGDVIKHYKIRSLDNGGFYISPRITFPSINDMIKHYQKQSDGLCRRLEKACICPKPQKPWDKDAWEIPRESIKLVKKLGAGQFGEVWMGYYHNSTKVAVKTLKPGTMSVQAFLEEANLMKTLQHDKLVRLYAVVTKEEPIYIITEFMAKGSLLDFLKSDEGSKLLLPKLIDFSAQIAEGMAYIERKNYIHRDLRAANVLVSDLLMCKIADFGLARVIEDNEYTAREGAKFPIKWTAPEAINYGSFTIKSDVWSFGILLYEIVTYGKIPYPGMSNSDVMVALQRGYRMPRMETCPAELYDIMKTCWKDKAEERPTFDYLQSVLDDFYTATEGQYQQQP, encoded by the exons ATGGGATGTATaaaatcaaaaaggaaagacaatCTGCATGGAGATGGGCTAGATTTGAAGAATCAACCA GCAAATACAGAGGCACACCTTTTACCAGGACAGATATTTGCCAATGAAG ATACGGAAGAGCATGGAGTCATTGTTGTAGCTCTTTATCCTTATGATGGCCTTCATGAAGATGACTTGTCAttcaaaaaaggagaaaaactaaaAGTTATTGAGGA gcTGGGAGAATGGTGGAAAGCTAAATCTCTCATAACTAAAAAAGAAGGTTTCATTCCCAGCAACTATGTAGCAAAAGTAAACACCTTGGAAACAGAAGA GTGGTTCTTCAAGGACATAACCCGAAAAGATGCTGAAAGGCAACTCCTGGCTCCTGGAAATGCTCCTGGAGCATTCCTTATCAGAGAAAGTGAAACATTAAAAG GCAGCTATTCCTTGTCCATAAGAGACTATGATCCGCAACATGGTGATGTCATTAAGCACTACAAAATTAGGAGTCTAGACAATGGAGGGTTTTATATCTCTCCAAGAATAACTTTTCCCAGCATCAATGATATGATCAAACATTATCAAA agcaaTCAGATGGCTTGTGTAGAAGGTTGGAAAAAGCTTGTATTTGTCCTAAGCCACAAAAACCATGGGATAAAGATGCATGGGAAATTCCACGGGAATCAATTAAATTAGTGAAGAAACTTGGAGCTGGTCAGTTTGGAGAAGTCTGGATGG GTTATTATCATAACAGTACAAAAGTGGCCGTCAAGACTCTGAAGCCGGGAACGATGTCTGTGCAAGCCTTTCTGGAGGAAGCCAACCTCATGAAAACACTTCAGCATGACAAGCTAGTTAGGCTTTATGCTGTAGTGACCAAAGAAGAACCTATTTATATTATAACAGAATTCATGGCAAAAG GAAGTTTGCTGGATTTTCTGAAGAGTGATGAAGGAAGTAAATTATTGCTTCCAAAGCTAATTGACTTCTCTGCTCAG ATTGCAGAAGGAATGGCATacatagaaaggaaaaattacatCCATCGAGACTTGAGAGCAGCTAATGTTCTGGTTTCGGACTTACTGATGTGCAAAATTGCTGATTTTGGACTAGCTAGAGTTATTGAAGACAATGAATATACAGCAAGAGAAG gTGCAAAATTCCCTATTAAATGGACAGCACCGGAGGCAATTAACTATGGATCTTTCACTATTAAGTCTGACGTGTGGTCATTTGGGATTCTCCTGTATGAAATCGTCACATATGGAAAGATTCCTTATCCAG gtATGAGCAATTCAGATGTGATGGTTGCTCTCCAGCGTGGGTACCGGATGCCACGTATGGAAACCTGTCCAGCTGAGCTTTACGACATCATGAAAACGTGCTGGAAAGACAAGGCAGAAGAGAGACCGACGTTTGATTATCTACAGAGCGTGCTCGATGACTTCTACACAGCAACAGAAGGGCAGTACCAACAGCAGCCGTAG